The Deltaproteobacteria bacterium DNA window CGGCTCGACGGGCCGGACGACGGGCTCCACCGGGCCGAGGGGCAGCGCGCGCCCCGCGCCCGGCGTCGCGAGGCAGCCCCAGATGCGCGCGCTCGATCCGGGCTCGCGCAGCGTGGCGAGCGCGGCGAGCGCGCCGCGTGCGGCGAGGTTGACGACGACGCACGCGGGCGGCGTTCCGCCGAGAGACTGGAGCGCGGGGTCCCCGGGCGGAATCACCCTCACCTGCCGTCCCCCGGCTGCGGCGGCCGCCCACGCCGGCTCGTCGTCCACGACCACGATGTCCGCGGGCGCGAGGCCGGACTGCGGCGGCCGCGCCTCACCCGCCACATGGCGCGTCGCCTCGGCCGCAAGGCAGTCGCGCTCGGCCTGCACTTCGGCCAGCGCCGCGCTCAGGCGGTCGCGCTCGGCCGCGATGCTCTCGAGCCGGGCGCTCACGGCTACCACCTCCGCCTCGCGCTCCGCGCGCAGGCCCTCGACGCGCATCTCGAGATCGGCGTGGCGCGCACGTGCCTCGTCCTCCCGGGCCCGCGCTTCCGCCAGCTGCTCCCGCTCCGCCAGGAAGGTGCCCGTGTCCGCCATGAGCCGCGCGATCTCGTCGCCCGCCCGCTCCTCGCGCGTGGCGGCCTCGCGCAACTGGGCCGCGAGCTGCTCCCGCTCGCCCTCCGAGGCGCGCAGCCGCTCCCGCTCGCGCTCGGCGGCGGCCTCGGCCTCGGCGAGCCGGGCCATCAGGCGCTCGACCTCTTCGGCCTCGCGCGTCTCGTTCCCAACGGGCTCGGCCGCCGCCTCGCGCGCCTCCGCCGCGGCCACCGAGGTGACTGGCGACTGCACCCGCGCCGCCTCCCTCCGGTCGCGTTCAGCCGCAGGGCGGACGGGCGCGGGCGGCGTGCCGGCCGGCGCTGCCGTC harbors:
- a CDS encoding response regulator; translated protein: MASRLAGQLREIATGAAAPEDMLEPALRAVLEASRVSAGAVCLFDQRHDLLRLAAEVGLSDEGCKRLRQVRRGGTAGWDMPLHGLLNRRVYLIESAARNRYVPPLVDAATSVRAVACVPLYAGTTPVASLVLVAIAPERITEEQLAPLSEPLRDLAHMIEAARRRGATAAPAGTPPAPVRPAAERDRREAARVQSPVTSVAAAEAREAAAEPVGNETREAEEVERLMARLAEAEAAAERERERLRASEGEREQLAAQLREAATREERAGDEIARLMADTGTFLAEREQLAEARAREDEARARHADLEMRVEGLRAEREAEVVAVSARLESIAAERDRLSAALAEVQAERDCLAAEATRHVAGEARPPQSGLAPADIVVVDDEPAWAAAAAGGRQVRVIPPGDPALQSLGGTPPACVVVNLAARGALAALATLREPGSSARIWGCLATPGAGRALPLGPVEPVVRPVEPGAVLATLRRHAAGGARILTVGADADALISLRLALVREGMSVSMAWDGARAVQLFGTERPEIVVIDLALPGRAGYALVAELAACDPPPVAALIPGDDDAATAFAATLAGQAHAERTLPLADLVARLPGRE